A single region of the Brassica rapa cultivar Chiifu-401-42 chromosome A03, CAAS_Brap_v3.01, whole genome shotgun sequence genome encodes:
- the LOC103848169 gene encoding lysine-specific demethylase JMJ25 isoform X2 — protein sequence MGSVSVEHYSLLMEKSLTYSWWTKKKRSFRLFKSKGSTSRRGDDEAWTSSKPAISRVYCRKRKHSVDDHDLALETNDKRSSEDVKRSDDDIMLSDWITRRRNTVENREEEVDAKSEDEDDCTILENQSSRKKFYRRQVELEEDLEWEKEVNLISKMKEASSRRRRKASNIPENDTECKERNAICHQCLKGARVTLLRCSECEDTMYCLQCTRKWYPELPEDDVVDKCPSCRKNCNCSRCLHLNGLIKTSNKELSISERRHHLQYLISLMLPFLKTISESQSEEIEIEAKVQGILPSEVDVKRAVSYCDERVYCDHCATSIVDLHRSCPKCSYELCLKCCQEIRQGSISERPEIKLHYVDKGYKYMHGLEMEPSSSSVSEEDEEAKPSPQWNAGANGSITCAPKALGGCGECTLKLQRILPRMRMSDLEQKAETLLASYIISLPRELNCKCSALETDMRRKAASRMRSSDNYLFCPDSIDVLKEEVLLHFQEHWAKGEPVIARNVLDSTPGLSWEPMVMWRALCDSSTSSSKIISHVKAIDCLSQCEVDVNTRDFFEGYSKGRTYENFWPEMLKLKDWPPSDKFEDLLPRHCDEFISALPFQEYSDPRTGILNIAAKLPEALIKPDLGPKTYIAYGIPDELGRGDSVTKLHCDMSDAVNILTHTAEITLSQEQISAVKDIKQKHKEQNKFEERGYGVACSQEEEEMNMPEILSHEKDETGSALWDIFRREDVPKLEEYLRKHCKEFRHAYCCPVTKVYHPIHDQSCYLTVEHKRKLKAEFGIEPWTFVQKLGEAVFIPAGCPHQVRNLKSCTKVAVDFVSPENIKECLRLTEEFRQLPKNHKAREDKLEIKKMVIYAIEQALIELETLPEESKPMAQ from the exons ATGGGCAGTGTGAGTGTGGAGCATTACAGTCTTCTGATGGAGAAATCTCTAACTTATTCTTGGTGGAccaagaagaagagaagtttTAGATTGTTCAAGTCCAAAGGTTCTACCAGTAGGAGGGGAGATGATGAGGCCTGGACGAGCTCCAAGCCTGCGATATCGAGAGTCTATTGTAGGAAAAGGAAGCATTCCGTAGACGATCACGATTTAGCGCTTGAAACCAACGACAAAAGAAGCAGCGAAGATGTGAAACGCTCTGATGATGATATCATGCTAAGTGATTGGATTACAAGGCGGAGGAACACCGTGGAAAAtagggaagaagaagttgatGCTAAATCTGAAGATGAGGATGATTGCACAATATTAGAGAATCAGAGTTCTAGAAAAAAGTTCTACAGACGCCAGGTAGAACTTGAAGAAGACCTGGAATGGGAAAAAGAAGTTAACCTGATTTCTAAGATGAAGGAGGCATCATCCCGACGAAGAAGGAAAGCTTCCAACATTCCTGAAAATGACACA GAGTGTAAGGAACGCAATGCAATTTGCCACCAGTGCTTGAAAGGGGCAAGGGTAACTCTTCTCAGATGCAGTGAATGTGAAGACACCATGTACTGTCTTCAATGTACAAGGAAATG GTATCCAGAGTTACCTGAGGATGATGTCGTTGACAAATGCCCTTCCTGCCGCAAAAACTGTAACTGCAGCAGATGCTTGCATTTGAATGGTTTAATCAAG ACATCGAACAAGGAACTCTCAATTTCTGAAAGACGCCATCATCTTCAATACTTGATTTCACTGATGCTTCCATTTCTGAAAACAATATCTGAATCCCAGAGTGAAGAGATTGAAATTGAGGCAAAGGTTCAAG GAATACTGCCATCTGAAGTTGATGTAAAGAGGGCAGTAAGCTACTGTGATGAACGTGTATACTG TGATCATTGCGCAACTTCAATCGTTGACTTGCACCGGAGCTGCCCAAAGTGCTCTTACGAGCTTTGTCTGAAATGCTGCCAAGAGATTCGCCAAGGATCGATCTCTGAACGCCCTGAAATAAAGTTACACTATGTTGACAAAGGATACAAGTATATGCATGGTCTAGAAATGGAGCCGAGCTCCTCTTCTGTATCTGAGGAGGACGAAGAAGCTAAACCATCCCCCCAGTGGAATGCTGGCGCCAACGGAAGTATCACTTGTGCACCAAAAGCACTAGGTGGTTGCGGTGAATGTACGTTGAAGCTTCAGCGAATCTTACCGCGGATGCGGATGTCAGACTTGGAACAAAAGGCTGAGACTCTCTTGGCATCGTACATTATAAGCCTCCCTAGAGAATTGAACTGTAAGTGCTCTGCCTTGGAGACAGATATGAGAAGGAAAGCAGCTTCGAGGATGAGATCAAGCGACAACTACTTGTTCTGCCCTGATTCAATTGATGTCTTGAAGGAAGAAGTGCTTCTGCATTTCCAAGAGCATTGGGCAAAAGGTGAACCGGTAATCGCCAGGAACGTTCTTGATAGCACACCTGGTTTAAGCTGGGAGCCGATGGTTATGTGGCGAGCTTTATGCGATTCATCAACATCAAGTTCTAAGATCATCTCTCACGTCAAAGCAATTGATTGTTTATCTCAGTGTGAG GTGGATGTGAACACTCGTGACTTCTTTGAAGGTTACAGCAAGGGAAGAACATATGAAAACTTCTGGCCTGAGATGTTGAAGCTAAAGGACTGGCCTCCTTCCGATAAATTTGAAGATCTTTTACCTCGCCACTGTGACGAGTTCATATCCGCATTACCTTTCCAAGAATATAGCGACCCTAGAACTGGGATTCTGAACATTGCAGCAAAGCTTCCTGAAGCACTCATCAAACCGGACCTGGGTCCTAAGACTTACATTGCCTATGGGATTCCGGACGAGCTCGGTAGAGGCGATTCCGTGACCAAGCTTCACTGTGATATGTCTGATGCGGTTAATATACTGACGCATACGGCTGAGATAACGTTAAGTCAAGAACAGATATCTGCAGTTAAAGATATAAAGCAGAAACACAAGGAACAGAACAAGTTCGAAGAACGTGGCTATGGTGTTGCATGTAgccaagaggaagaagaaatgaaCATGCCAGAGATTCTAAGCCATGAAAAGGATGAAACGGGAAGTGCTCTTTGGGACATATTTAGGAGAGAAGATGTTCCCAAGTTGGAAGAGTATCTGAGAAAACATTGTAAAGAGTTTAGGCACGCTTATTGTTGCCCAGTCACAAAG GTTTATCATCCGATACATGACCAATCATGCTATTTAACCGTTGAGCATAAAAGAAAACTCAAGGCGGAGTTCG GGATCGAACCATGGACGTTTGTGCAAAAGCTAGGAGAAGCCGTGTTTATTCCTGCCGGCTGTCCTCATCAAGTTCGGAATCTGAAG TCGTGCACAAAAGTGGCAGTAGACTTTGTATCACCAGAGAACATTAAAGAGTGTCTGCGTCTGACAGAGGAGTTTCGCCAACTTCCGAAGAACCATAAGGCCAGAGAGGACAAACTTGAG ATAAAGAAGATGGTGATCTATGCGATCGAGCAAGCTCTCATAGAACTTGAGACGTTACCAGAAGAGTCCAAACCAATGGCCCAATAG
- the LOC103848169 gene encoding lysine-specific demethylase JMJ25 isoform X1, translated as MGSVSVEHYSLLMEKSLTYSWWTKKKRSFRLFKSKGSTSRRGDDEAWTSSKPAISRVYCRKRKHSVDDHDLALETNDKRSSEDVKRSDDDIMLSDWITRRRNTVENREEEVDAKSEDEDDCTILENQSSRKKFYRRQVELEEDLEWEKEVNLISKMKEASSRRRRKASNIPENDTECKERNAICHQCLKGARVTLLRCSECEDTMYCLQCTRKWYPELPEDDVVDKCPSCRKNCNCSRCLHLNGLIKTSNKELSISERRHHLQYLISLMLPFLKTISESQSEEIEIEAKVQGILPSEVDVKRAVSYCDERVYCDHCATSIVDLHRSCPKCSYELCLKCCQEIRQGSISERPEIKLHYVDKGYKYMHGLEMEPSSSSVSEEDEEAKPSPQWNAGANGSITCAPKALGGCGECTLKLQRILPRMRMSDLEQKAETLLASYIISLPRELNCKCSALETDMRRKAASRMRSSDNYLFCPDSIDVLKEEVLLHFQEHWAKGEPVIARNVLDSTPGLSWEPMVMWRALCDSSTSSSKIISHVKAIDCLSQCEVDVNTRDFFEGYSKGRTYENFWPEMLKLKDWPPSDKFEDLLPRHCDEFISALPFQEYSDPRTGILNIAAKLPEALIKPDLGPKTYIAYGIPDELGRGDSVTKLHCDMSDAVNILTHTAEITLSQEQISAVKDIKQKHKEQNKFEERGYGVACSQEEEEMNMPEILSHEKDETGSALWDIFRREDVPKLEEYLRKHCKEFRHAYCCPVTKVYHPIHDQSCYLTVEHKRKLKAEFGIEPWTFVQKLGEAVFIPAGCPHQVRNLKSCTKVAVDFVSPENIKECLRLTEEFRQLPKNHKAREDKLEASLFSLYQLINVFFLLLLYVRVLVFVCLCMG; from the exons ATGGGCAGTGTGAGTGTGGAGCATTACAGTCTTCTGATGGAGAAATCTCTAACTTATTCTTGGTGGAccaagaagaagagaagtttTAGATTGTTCAAGTCCAAAGGTTCTACCAGTAGGAGGGGAGATGATGAGGCCTGGACGAGCTCCAAGCCTGCGATATCGAGAGTCTATTGTAGGAAAAGGAAGCATTCCGTAGACGATCACGATTTAGCGCTTGAAACCAACGACAAAAGAAGCAGCGAAGATGTGAAACGCTCTGATGATGATATCATGCTAAGTGATTGGATTACAAGGCGGAGGAACACCGTGGAAAAtagggaagaagaagttgatGCTAAATCTGAAGATGAGGATGATTGCACAATATTAGAGAATCAGAGTTCTAGAAAAAAGTTCTACAGACGCCAGGTAGAACTTGAAGAAGACCTGGAATGGGAAAAAGAAGTTAACCTGATTTCTAAGATGAAGGAGGCATCATCCCGACGAAGAAGGAAAGCTTCCAACATTCCTGAAAATGACACA GAGTGTAAGGAACGCAATGCAATTTGCCACCAGTGCTTGAAAGGGGCAAGGGTAACTCTTCTCAGATGCAGTGAATGTGAAGACACCATGTACTGTCTTCAATGTACAAGGAAATG GTATCCAGAGTTACCTGAGGATGATGTCGTTGACAAATGCCCTTCCTGCCGCAAAAACTGTAACTGCAGCAGATGCTTGCATTTGAATGGTTTAATCAAG ACATCGAACAAGGAACTCTCAATTTCTGAAAGACGCCATCATCTTCAATACTTGATTTCACTGATGCTTCCATTTCTGAAAACAATATCTGAATCCCAGAGTGAAGAGATTGAAATTGAGGCAAAGGTTCAAG GAATACTGCCATCTGAAGTTGATGTAAAGAGGGCAGTAAGCTACTGTGATGAACGTGTATACTG TGATCATTGCGCAACTTCAATCGTTGACTTGCACCGGAGCTGCCCAAAGTGCTCTTACGAGCTTTGTCTGAAATGCTGCCAAGAGATTCGCCAAGGATCGATCTCTGAACGCCCTGAAATAAAGTTACACTATGTTGACAAAGGATACAAGTATATGCATGGTCTAGAAATGGAGCCGAGCTCCTCTTCTGTATCTGAGGAGGACGAAGAAGCTAAACCATCCCCCCAGTGGAATGCTGGCGCCAACGGAAGTATCACTTGTGCACCAAAAGCACTAGGTGGTTGCGGTGAATGTACGTTGAAGCTTCAGCGAATCTTACCGCGGATGCGGATGTCAGACTTGGAACAAAAGGCTGAGACTCTCTTGGCATCGTACATTATAAGCCTCCCTAGAGAATTGAACTGTAAGTGCTCTGCCTTGGAGACAGATATGAGAAGGAAAGCAGCTTCGAGGATGAGATCAAGCGACAACTACTTGTTCTGCCCTGATTCAATTGATGTCTTGAAGGAAGAAGTGCTTCTGCATTTCCAAGAGCATTGGGCAAAAGGTGAACCGGTAATCGCCAGGAACGTTCTTGATAGCACACCTGGTTTAAGCTGGGAGCCGATGGTTATGTGGCGAGCTTTATGCGATTCATCAACATCAAGTTCTAAGATCATCTCTCACGTCAAAGCAATTGATTGTTTATCTCAGTGTGAG GTGGATGTGAACACTCGTGACTTCTTTGAAGGTTACAGCAAGGGAAGAACATATGAAAACTTCTGGCCTGAGATGTTGAAGCTAAAGGACTGGCCTCCTTCCGATAAATTTGAAGATCTTTTACCTCGCCACTGTGACGAGTTCATATCCGCATTACCTTTCCAAGAATATAGCGACCCTAGAACTGGGATTCTGAACATTGCAGCAAAGCTTCCTGAAGCACTCATCAAACCGGACCTGGGTCCTAAGACTTACATTGCCTATGGGATTCCGGACGAGCTCGGTAGAGGCGATTCCGTGACCAAGCTTCACTGTGATATGTCTGATGCGGTTAATATACTGACGCATACGGCTGAGATAACGTTAAGTCAAGAACAGATATCTGCAGTTAAAGATATAAAGCAGAAACACAAGGAACAGAACAAGTTCGAAGAACGTGGCTATGGTGTTGCATGTAgccaagaggaagaagaaatgaaCATGCCAGAGATTCTAAGCCATGAAAAGGATGAAACGGGAAGTGCTCTTTGGGACATATTTAGGAGAGAAGATGTTCCCAAGTTGGAAGAGTATCTGAGAAAACATTGTAAAGAGTTTAGGCACGCTTATTGTTGCCCAGTCACAAAG GTTTATCATCCGATACATGACCAATCATGCTATTTAACCGTTGAGCATAAAAGAAAACTCAAGGCGGAGTTCG GGATCGAACCATGGACGTTTGTGCAAAAGCTAGGAGAAGCCGTGTTTATTCCTGCCGGCTGTCCTCATCAAGTTCGGAATCTGAAG TCGTGCACAAAAGTGGCAGTAGACTTTGTATCACCAGAGAACATTAAAGAGTGTCTGCGTCTGACAGAGGAGTTTCGCCAACTTCCGAAGAACCATAAGGCCAGAGAGGACAAACTTGAGGCAAGTCTTTTCTCTCTTTACCAATTAATCAATGtcttctttttgttgttgttgtatgtTCGTGTGCTTGTGTTTGTGTGTCTATGTATGGGTTGA